A genomic window from Hippocampus zosterae strain Florida chromosome 13, ASM2543408v3, whole genome shotgun sequence includes:
- the stn1 gene encoding CST complex subunit STN1 isoform X4 — protein sequence MIYRHQPSTMDLPEELPSILWGLDPIFSAFARLHVTDILQMRESCQVPDIYFYKSHPIHKVDVLGTVVYKREREDFFCYGDDGTGVINCLCWKNDSMKEELDSDRGKPSDDLPHSFNLAVEVKNLKRAQQTRIRLEIGELLRVRGQVKTSRQKREIMASIYYKVNDPVMAVQIEWMIDVLQLYREFYDKPLHLQNISARESPISSLSKATQIIKDFLEQRAVSKFRLYDIEDILQPLFPSCPEIAPAGQEPAAGPSTCQQLRVLLKEALQLLQDEGVVYCKVKSQDEVYCVSAQDKDLLMAVKDIIREDSKREKYQEKGCHILHILSSVRRRHSVNVSKAALELVLNSLECNGDIISTRENYFTYFII from the exons ATGATTTATCGGCATCAGCCGAGTACAATGGATCTTCCAGAAGAGCTTCCGTCCATATTGTGGGGATTGGACCCGATATTTTCTGCATTCGCCAGGCTACATGTGACAGACATCCTCCAGATGAGAGAGTCCTGTCAAGTGCCAG ATATTTATTTCTACAAGTCACATCCGATCCACAAGGTTGATGTACTTGGGACAGTCGTTTATAAGAGGGAAAGAGAGGACTTCTTCTGTTATGGAG ACGATGGCACTGGTGTCATAAACTGCTTGTGTTGGAAGAATGActcgatgaaagaggagctgGATTCTG acAGGGGAAAACCAAGCGATGACCTTCCGCACAGCTTTAATCTAGCTGTGGAGGTGAAAAATCTGAAACGGGCCCAGCAGACCCGCATCCGCCTTGAGATTGGAGAGCTTCTGCGTGTCAGAGGACAAGTGAAGACATCAAGGCAAAAAAGGGAGATTATGGCCTCCATCTACT ATAAAGTGAATGACCCAGTGATGGCAGTCCAGATTGAATGGATGATTGATGTTTTACAGCTGTACAGAGAGTTCTATGACAAACCACTCCACCTACAAAATATCTCCGCACG TGAGTCTCCCATCAGCTCCCTCAGTAAGGCAACGCAAATCATCAAAGATTTCTTGGAGCAGAGGGCTGTGAGCAAGTTCAGACTATATGATATTGAGGACATCCTGCAGCCTCTCTTCCCGAGCTGCCCTGAAATAGCACCTGCAGGCCAG GAGCCTGCGGCGGGGCCGTCTACATGTCAGCAACTACGTGTGCTCCTTAAAGAGGCCTTGCAGCTTTTACAGGATGAGGGCGTTGTGTACTGCAAGGTTAAATCCCAGGATGAAGTCTATTGT GTGTCTGCACAGGATAAAGATCTACTTATGGCAGTCAAAGACATAATCAGAGAAGATTCCAAAAGAGAGAAGT ATCAGGAGAAGGGTTGCCACATCTTGCACATCCTGTCTTCAGTCAGACGGCGCCACAGCGTGAATGTGAGCAAAGCAGCGCTTGAGCTGGTTCTCAATTCACTGGAGTGCAACGGTGACATTATCAGCACCAGAGAAAActattttacttattttataATTTAG
- the stn1 gene encoding CST complex subunit STN1 isoform X2, whose protein sequence is MIYRHQPSTMDLPEELPSILWGLDPIFSAFARLHVTDILQMRESCQVPDIYFYKSHPIHKVDVLGTVVYKREREDFFCYGDDGTGVINCLCWKNDSMKEELDSGKYRGKPSDDLPHSFNLAVEVKNLKRAQQTRIRLEIGELLRVRGQVKTSRQKREIMASIYYKVNDPVMAVQIEWMIDVLQLYREFYDKPLHLQNISARESPISSLSKATQIIKDFLEQRAVSKFRLYDIEDILQPLFPSCPEIAPAGQEPAAGPSTCQQLRVLLKEALQLLQDEGVVYCKVKSQDEVYCVSAQDKDLLMAVKDIIREDSKREKYQEKGCHILHILSSVRRRHSVNVSKAALELVLNSLECNGDIISTRENYFTYFII, encoded by the exons ATGATTTATCGGCATCAGCCGAGTACAATGGATCTTCCAGAAGAGCTTCCGTCCATATTGTGGGGATTGGACCCGATATTTTCTGCATTCGCCAGGCTACATGTGACAGACATCCTCCAGATGAGAGAGTCCTGTCAAGTGCCAG ATATTTATTTCTACAAGTCACATCCGATCCACAAGGTTGATGTACTTGGGACAGTCGTTTATAAGAGGGAAAGAGAGGACTTCTTCTGTTATGGAG ACGATGGCACTGGTGTCATAAACTGCTTGTGTTGGAAGAATGActcgatgaaagaggagctgGATTCTGGTAAAT acAGGGGAAAACCAAGCGATGACCTTCCGCACAGCTTTAATCTAGCTGTGGAGGTGAAAAATCTGAAACGGGCCCAGCAGACCCGCATCCGCCTTGAGATTGGAGAGCTTCTGCGTGTCAGAGGACAAGTGAAGACATCAAGGCAAAAAAGGGAGATTATGGCCTCCATCTACT ATAAAGTGAATGACCCAGTGATGGCAGTCCAGATTGAATGGATGATTGATGTTTTACAGCTGTACAGAGAGTTCTATGACAAACCACTCCACCTACAAAATATCTCCGCACG TGAGTCTCCCATCAGCTCCCTCAGTAAGGCAACGCAAATCATCAAAGATTTCTTGGAGCAGAGGGCTGTGAGCAAGTTCAGACTATATGATATTGAGGACATCCTGCAGCCTCTCTTCCCGAGCTGCCCTGAAATAGCACCTGCAGGCCAG GAGCCTGCGGCGGGGCCGTCTACATGTCAGCAACTACGTGTGCTCCTTAAAGAGGCCTTGCAGCTTTTACAGGATGAGGGCGTTGTGTACTGCAAGGTTAAATCCCAGGATGAAGTCTATTGT GTGTCTGCACAGGATAAAGATCTACTTATGGCAGTCAAAGACATAATCAGAGAAGATTCCAAAAGAGAGAAGT ATCAGGAGAAGGGTTGCCACATCTTGCACATCCTGTCTTCAGTCAGACGGCGCCACAGCGTGAATGTGAGCAAAGCAGCGCTTGAGCTGGTTCTCAATTCACTGGAGTGCAACGGTGACATTATCAGCACCAGAGAAAActattttacttattttataATTTAG
- the stn1 gene encoding CST complex subunit STN1 isoform X3: MIYRHQPSTMDLPEELPSILWGLDPIFSAFARLHVTDILQMRESCQVPDIYFYKSHPIHKVDVLGTVVYKREREDFFCYGVDDGTGVINCLCWKNDSMKEELDSDRGKPSDDLPHSFNLAVEVKNLKRAQQTRIRLEIGELLRVRGQVKTSRQKREIMASIYYKVNDPVMAVQIEWMIDVLQLYREFYDKPLHLQNISARESPISSLSKATQIIKDFLEQRAVSKFRLYDIEDILQPLFPSCPEIAPAGQEPAAGPSTCQQLRVLLKEALQLLQDEGVVYCKVKSQDEVYCVSAQDKDLLMAVKDIIREDSKREKYQEKGCHILHILSSVRRRHSVNVSKAALELVLNSLECNGDIISTRENYFTYFII; encoded by the exons ATGATTTATCGGCATCAGCCGAGTACAATGGATCTTCCAGAAGAGCTTCCGTCCATATTGTGGGGATTGGACCCGATATTTTCTGCATTCGCCAGGCTACATGTGACAGACATCCTCCAGATGAGAGAGTCCTGTCAAGTGCCAG ATATTTATTTCTACAAGTCACATCCGATCCACAAGGTTGATGTACTTGGGACAGTCGTTTATAAGAGGGAAAGAGAGGACTTCTTCTGTTATGGAG TAGACGATGGCACTGGTGTCATAAACTGCTTGTGTTGGAAGAATGActcgatgaaagaggagctgGATTCTG acAGGGGAAAACCAAGCGATGACCTTCCGCACAGCTTTAATCTAGCTGTGGAGGTGAAAAATCTGAAACGGGCCCAGCAGACCCGCATCCGCCTTGAGATTGGAGAGCTTCTGCGTGTCAGAGGACAAGTGAAGACATCAAGGCAAAAAAGGGAGATTATGGCCTCCATCTACT ATAAAGTGAATGACCCAGTGATGGCAGTCCAGATTGAATGGATGATTGATGTTTTACAGCTGTACAGAGAGTTCTATGACAAACCACTCCACCTACAAAATATCTCCGCACG TGAGTCTCCCATCAGCTCCCTCAGTAAGGCAACGCAAATCATCAAAGATTTCTTGGAGCAGAGGGCTGTGAGCAAGTTCAGACTATATGATATTGAGGACATCCTGCAGCCTCTCTTCCCGAGCTGCCCTGAAATAGCACCTGCAGGCCAG GAGCCTGCGGCGGGGCCGTCTACATGTCAGCAACTACGTGTGCTCCTTAAAGAGGCCTTGCAGCTTTTACAGGATGAGGGCGTTGTGTACTGCAAGGTTAAATCCCAGGATGAAGTCTATTGT GTGTCTGCACAGGATAAAGATCTACTTATGGCAGTCAAAGACATAATCAGAGAAGATTCCAAAAGAGAGAAGT ATCAGGAGAAGGGTTGCCACATCTTGCACATCCTGTCTTCAGTCAGACGGCGCCACAGCGTGAATGTGAGCAAAGCAGCGCTTGAGCTGGTTCTCAATTCACTGGAGTGCAACGGTGACATTATCAGCACCAGAGAAAActattttacttattttataATTTAG
- the stn1 gene encoding CST complex subunit STN1 isoform X5: MIYRHQPSTMDLPEELPSILWGLDPIFSAFARLHVTDILQMRESCQVPDIYFYKSHPIHKVDVLGTVVYKREREDFFCYGVDDGTGVINCLCWKNDSMKEELDSGKYRGKPSDDLPHSFNLAVEVKNLKRAQQTRIRLEIGELLRVRGQVKTSRQKREIMASIYYKVNDPVMAVQIEWMIDVLQLYREFYDKPLHLQNISARESPISSLSKATQIIKDFLEQRAVSKFRLYDIEDILQPLFPSCPEIAPAGQEPAAGPSTCQQLRVLLKEALQLLQDEGVVYCKVSAQDKDLLMAVKDIIREDSKREKYQEKGCHILHILSSVRRRHSVNVSKAALELVLNSLECNGDIISTRENYFTYFII; the protein is encoded by the exons ATGATTTATCGGCATCAGCCGAGTACAATGGATCTTCCAGAAGAGCTTCCGTCCATATTGTGGGGATTGGACCCGATATTTTCTGCATTCGCCAGGCTACATGTGACAGACATCCTCCAGATGAGAGAGTCCTGTCAAGTGCCAG ATATTTATTTCTACAAGTCACATCCGATCCACAAGGTTGATGTACTTGGGACAGTCGTTTATAAGAGGGAAAGAGAGGACTTCTTCTGTTATGGAG TAGACGATGGCACTGGTGTCATAAACTGCTTGTGTTGGAAGAATGActcgatgaaagaggagctgGATTCTGGTAAAT acAGGGGAAAACCAAGCGATGACCTTCCGCACAGCTTTAATCTAGCTGTGGAGGTGAAAAATCTGAAACGGGCCCAGCAGACCCGCATCCGCCTTGAGATTGGAGAGCTTCTGCGTGTCAGAGGACAAGTGAAGACATCAAGGCAAAAAAGGGAGATTATGGCCTCCATCTACT ATAAAGTGAATGACCCAGTGATGGCAGTCCAGATTGAATGGATGATTGATGTTTTACAGCTGTACAGAGAGTTCTATGACAAACCACTCCACCTACAAAATATCTCCGCACG TGAGTCTCCCATCAGCTCCCTCAGTAAGGCAACGCAAATCATCAAAGATTTCTTGGAGCAGAGGGCTGTGAGCAAGTTCAGACTATATGATATTGAGGACATCCTGCAGCCTCTCTTCCCGAGCTGCCCTGAAATAGCACCTGCAGGCCAG GAGCCTGCGGCGGGGCCGTCTACATGTCAGCAACTACGTGTGCTCCTTAAAGAGGCCTTGCAGCTTTTACAGGATGAGGGCGTTGTGTACTGCAAG GTGTCTGCACAGGATAAAGATCTACTTATGGCAGTCAAAGACATAATCAGAGAAGATTCCAAAAGAGAGAAGT ATCAGGAGAAGGGTTGCCACATCTTGCACATCCTGTCTTCAGTCAGACGGCGCCACAGCGTGAATGTGAGCAAAGCAGCGCTTGAGCTGGTTCTCAATTCACTGGAGTGCAACGGTGACATTATCAGCACCAGAGAAAActattttacttattttataATTTAG
- the stn1 gene encoding CST complex subunit STN1 isoform X1 produces MIYRHQPSTMDLPEELPSILWGLDPIFSAFARLHVTDILQMRESCQVPDIYFYKSHPIHKVDVLGTVVYKREREDFFCYGVDDGTGVINCLCWKNDSMKEELDSGKYRGKPSDDLPHSFNLAVEVKNLKRAQQTRIRLEIGELLRVRGQVKTSRQKREIMASIYYKVNDPVMAVQIEWMIDVLQLYREFYDKPLHLQNISARESPISSLSKATQIIKDFLEQRAVSKFRLYDIEDILQPLFPSCPEIAPAGQEPAAGPSTCQQLRVLLKEALQLLQDEGVVYCKVKSQDEVYCVSAQDKDLLMAVKDIIREDSKREKYQEKGCHILHILSSVRRRHSVNVSKAALELVLNSLECNGDIISTRENYFTYFII; encoded by the exons ATGATTTATCGGCATCAGCCGAGTACAATGGATCTTCCAGAAGAGCTTCCGTCCATATTGTGGGGATTGGACCCGATATTTTCTGCATTCGCCAGGCTACATGTGACAGACATCCTCCAGATGAGAGAGTCCTGTCAAGTGCCAG ATATTTATTTCTACAAGTCACATCCGATCCACAAGGTTGATGTACTTGGGACAGTCGTTTATAAGAGGGAAAGAGAGGACTTCTTCTGTTATGGAG TAGACGATGGCACTGGTGTCATAAACTGCTTGTGTTGGAAGAATGActcgatgaaagaggagctgGATTCTGGTAAAT acAGGGGAAAACCAAGCGATGACCTTCCGCACAGCTTTAATCTAGCTGTGGAGGTGAAAAATCTGAAACGGGCCCAGCAGACCCGCATCCGCCTTGAGATTGGAGAGCTTCTGCGTGTCAGAGGACAAGTGAAGACATCAAGGCAAAAAAGGGAGATTATGGCCTCCATCTACT ATAAAGTGAATGACCCAGTGATGGCAGTCCAGATTGAATGGATGATTGATGTTTTACAGCTGTACAGAGAGTTCTATGACAAACCACTCCACCTACAAAATATCTCCGCACG TGAGTCTCCCATCAGCTCCCTCAGTAAGGCAACGCAAATCATCAAAGATTTCTTGGAGCAGAGGGCTGTGAGCAAGTTCAGACTATATGATATTGAGGACATCCTGCAGCCTCTCTTCCCGAGCTGCCCTGAAATAGCACCTGCAGGCCAG GAGCCTGCGGCGGGGCCGTCTACATGTCAGCAACTACGTGTGCTCCTTAAAGAGGCCTTGCAGCTTTTACAGGATGAGGGCGTTGTGTACTGCAAGGTTAAATCCCAGGATGAAGTCTATTGT GTGTCTGCACAGGATAAAGATCTACTTATGGCAGTCAAAGACATAATCAGAGAAGATTCCAAAAGAGAGAAGT ATCAGGAGAAGGGTTGCCACATCTTGCACATCCTGTCTTCAGTCAGACGGCGCCACAGCGTGAATGTGAGCAAAGCAGCGCTTGAGCTGGTTCTCAATTCACTGGAGTGCAACGGTGACATTATCAGCACCAGAGAAAActattttacttattttataATTTAG